The following coding sequences lie in one Stegostoma tigrinum isolate sSteTig4 chromosome 31, sSteTig4.hap1, whole genome shotgun sequence genomic window:
- the snf8 gene encoding vacuolar-sorting protein SNF8 isoform X2 — protein MHRRGVGAGAIARKKLAEAKYKERGTVMAEDQLVQMSKQLEMFKTHLEEFASKHKQEIRKNSAFRVQFQDMCATIGVDPLASGKGFWSEMLGVGDFYYELGVQIIEVCLALKHRNGGESLIVYVKDDLIRAIKKLKSLGNGFSIIPMGGGYLVQSVPAELNMDHTVVLQIAEKNGYVTVSEIKSSLKWDSERTNQILEHLLKEGLAWIDKQAPEEPQYWLPALFSDLYSQDVTPEEADESLP, from the exons ATGCACCGTAGGGGAGTTGGAGCCGGTGCCATCGCCCGGAAGAAACTCGCTGAA GCCAAGTATAAAGAGAGAGGAACTGTGATGGCTGAGGACCAGCTGGTTCAG ATGTCAAAGCAGCTGGAAATGTTCAAGACACATCTGGAGGAATTTGCCAGCAAGCACAAACAGGAGATTCGGAAAAACTCAGCGTTTCGTGTTCAGTTTCAGGATATGTGTGCAACAATTGGAGTGGACCCTCTCGCCT CTGGCAAAGGCTTCTGGTCAGAGATGCTGGGTGTCGGTGACTTCTACTACGAATTGGGAGTGCAGATTATTGAAGTGTGTCTGGCTCTGAAACATAGAAATGGAGGTGAATCTCTCATTGTCTACGTTAA GGATGATCTCATTCGGGCCATCAAGAAACTGAAATCCTTGGGTAATGGTTTCAGTATAATCCCAATGGGAGGTGGATACCTGGTGCAGTCAGTCCCTGCAGAGCTGAATATGGATCACACGGTGGTACTGCAGATTGCAGAG AAGAATGGATACGTGACAGTCAGTGAAATTAAATCCAGCCTGAAGTGGGATTCTGAACGCACTAATCAAATACTG GAACATTTGTTGAAGGAAGGCTTGGCGTGGATAGACAAACAAGCTCCCGAAGAACCTCAGTACTGGTTACCTGCACTCTTTTCTGATCTATACTCCCAAGATGTGACTCCTGAAGAAGCTGATGAAAGTTTGCCGTGA
- the snf8 gene encoding vacuolar-sorting protein SNF8 isoform X1: MHRRGVGAGAIARKKLAEAKYKERGTVMAEDQLVQMSKQLEMFKTHLEEFASKHKQEIRKNSAFRVQFQDMCATIGVDPLASGKGFWSEMLGVGDFYYELGVQIIEVCLALKHRNGGLITLDELHQRVLKGRGKFAQDVSQDDLIRAIKKLKSLGNGFSIIPMGGGYLVQSVPAELNMDHTVVLQIAEKNGYVTVSEIKSSLKWDSERTNQILEHLLKEGLAWIDKQAPEEPQYWLPALFSDLYSQDVTPEEADESLP, encoded by the exons ATGCACCGTAGGGGAGTTGGAGCCGGTGCCATCGCCCGGAAGAAACTCGCTGAA GCCAAGTATAAAGAGAGAGGAACTGTGATGGCTGAGGACCAGCTGGTTCAG ATGTCAAAGCAGCTGGAAATGTTCAAGACACATCTGGAGGAATTTGCCAGCAAGCACAAACAGGAGATTCGGAAAAACTCAGCGTTTCGTGTTCAGTTTCAGGATATGTGTGCAACAATTGGAGTGGACCCTCTCGCCT CTGGCAAAGGCTTCTGGTCAGAGATGCTGGGTGTCGGTGACTTCTACTACGAATTGGGAGTGCAGATTATTGAAGTGTGTCTGGCTCTGAAACATAGAAATGGAG GTCTGATCACATTGGACGAGCTGCACCAGCGTGTGCTGAAAGGTCGAGGCAAGTTTGCCCAAGATGTCAGTCA GGATGATCTCATTCGGGCCATCAAGAAACTGAAATCCTTGGGTAATGGTTTCAGTATAATCCCAATGGGAGGTGGATACCTGGTGCAGTCAGTCCCTGCAGAGCTGAATATGGATCACACGGTGGTACTGCAGATTGCAGAG AAGAATGGATACGTGACAGTCAGTGAAATTAAATCCAGCCTGAAGTGGGATTCTGAACGCACTAATCAAATACTG GAACATTTGTTGAAGGAAGGCTTGGCGTGGATAGACAAACAAGCTCCCGAAGAACCTCAGTACTGGTTACCTGCACTCTTTTCTGATCTATACTCCCAAGATGTGACTCCTGAAGAAGCTGATGAAAGTTTGCCGTGA